The following proteins come from a genomic window of Oncorhynchus mykiss isolate Arlee chromosome 19, USDA_OmykA_1.1, whole genome shotgun sequence:
- the LOC110498125 gene encoding snake venom 5'-nucleotidase produces MDVWRTLPPCMRLALLFFFMHFESVSTFELTLLHTNDAHARIEENSRESGKCSPGSPCFGGVARRFTKIADIRSKERNVLLLDAGDQFQGTVWFNYYKGEEAAYFMNKLGYDAMAFGNHEFDNGVEGLLRPFLQKVNFTVLSANIKADATLAPTINGYYQPYTTFTMGSEIVAVVGYTSVETPVLSLPGPHLIFEDEIKALQVQVDKLITLGYNKIIALGHSGFDVDIDIAKRVKGVDLVIGGHTNTFLYTGSVPSSEVPAGPYPFTVRSEDGRDVPVVQAFAFGKYLGYLKLVFDKSGNVLKANGNPILLDSSIAQDPGILADVDEWKKNLAQYSSQYVGKTLVYLNGTFNECRFRECNLGNLICDAMIHHNIKYADEIQWNHVSLCILNSGGIRTGIDESHKNGTITMEEVISVLPFGGTFDLVQLKGSTLKKAFENSVRRYGSSRGEFLQVSGIHVEYDLSRSVGDRVTSLSLRCSQCRVPRYESLDPDRLYKLVLPSYIADGGDGFTMIKEEKLKHDTGDLDISVFANYIKEMKRVYPTVEGRIKFRNSSVAAGANCLTLLLLGLMWALSTSL; encoded by the exons ATGGATGTGTGGAGGACTCTGCCTCCGTGCATGCGTTTGGCTTTGCTCTTTTTCTTCATGCATTTTGAAAGTGTGTCAACTTTCGAGCTTACATTGCTACACACCAACGATGCTCACGCTCGGATTGAGGAGAATAGTAGAGAGTCGGGTAAATGTAGCCCAGGTAGTCCTTGTTTTGGCGGAGTGGCCAGGAGGTTCACAAAAATAGCAGACATCCGGAGCAAAGAACGGAATGTGTTATTGCTGGATGCTGGCGATCAGTTTCAGGGTACTGTCTGGTTCAACTACTACAAAGGGGAGGAAGCTGCGTATTTCATGAACAAGCTTGGATATGATGCGATG gcatttggaaaccATGAGTTTGACAATGGAGTGGAGGGCCTGCTCCGCCCTTTTCTGCAGAAGGTGAACTTCACTGTTCTCAGTGCCAACATCAAGGCAGATGCAACACTCGCCCCAACTATCAATGGTTACTATCAACCCTACACAACATTCACGATGGGCTCTGAAATAGTGGCTGTGGTAGGTTACACCTCAGTGGAAACTCCAGTCTTATCCTTACCAG GTCCACACCTGATCTTTGAGGATGAGATCAAAGCCTTGCAGGTCCAGGTGGATAAACTGATCACTCTTGGTTACAATAAGATCATCGCCCTTGGTCACTCTGGATTTGACGTGGATATAGACATCGCCAAGCGAGTGAAAGGCGTGGACCTGGTCATCGGCGGACACACCAACACTTTCCTCTACACCG GGAGTGTCCCATCTTCAGAGGTGCCGGCGGGTCCCTACCCCTTCACGGTGAGGTCTGAGGACGGGAGAGATGTCCCTGTGGTACAGGCTTTTGCCTTTGGGAAGTACCTGGGATACCTCAAGTTGGTCTTCGATAAATCTGGGAACGTGCTGAAGGCGAATGGAAACCCCATCCTGCTGGACAGCAGCATAGCCCAGG atcCAGGTATCCTTGCTGATGTTGACGAGTGGAAGAAGAACTTGGCCCAGTACTCGTCTCAGTACGTGGGGAAAACCCTGGTGTATCTCAATGGAACCTTCAATGAGTGCCGGTTCCGAGAGTGCAACCTGGGGAACCTCATCTGTGACGCAATG ATTCATCACAATATCAAGTATGCAGATGAGATCCAGTGGAATCACGTCAGTTTATGCATCCTGAACAGTGGAGGCATAAGGACAGGAATAGATGAAAGTCACAAAAATG GCACCATCACCATGGAGGAAGTTATATCAGTCTTACCATTTGGGGGCACTTTTGATCTGGTGCAGTTGAAGGGATCAACCTTGAAAAAGGCATTTGAAAACTCTGTCCGAAGATACgggagcagcagaggagaattTCTTCAAGTTTCAG GAATCCATGTGGAATACGACCTGTCACGGTCGGTGGGGGACCGTGTGACGTCCTTGAGCCTCCGCTGCTCTCAGTGCCGTGTGCCCAGATACGAATCTCTGGACCCAGACAGGCTGTACAAGCTGGTCCTACCATCCTACATCGCAGACGGAGGAGATGGTTTTACCATGATTAAGGAGGAGAAACTGAAACATGACACTG GTGATCTGGACATCTCGGTTTTCGCCAACTACATCAAGGAGATGAAGAGGGTGTACCCAACTGTGGAGGGCCGCATCAAGTTCAGAAACTCATCCGTGGCGGCTGGGGCCAACTGTCTGACTTTGTTACTGCTAGGCCTGATGTGGGCCCTGTCCACAAGTTTATGA